One window of Vidua chalybeata isolate OUT-0048 chromosome 14, bVidCha1 merged haplotype, whole genome shotgun sequence genomic DNA carries:
- the ABCB7 gene encoding iron-sulfur clusters transporter ABCB7, mitochondrial: MAVLGAPRGLAAAASRKRRLLLALALLRPPPAAAVACFSVGTIGSGRRGVRTAPVGSQIPPICRQGSWHSLRGSYSRPLLEHSDILPRWQLMEKRMCWHGHAGGGLHTDPKEGLKEIDAKKIIRAMLSYVWPKDRPDLRARVAISLGFLASAKAMNILVPFMFKYAVDSLNQVSGNVLNLGDAPSTVATLATAVLVGYGISRAGAALFNEARNAVFGKVAQNSIRRIAKNVFLHLHNLDLAFHLSRQTGALSKTIDRGTRGISFVLSALVFNLGPTMFEVALVSGILYYKCGAEFALVTLGTLGAYAAFTIGITQWRTKFRIEMNKADNDAGNAAIDSLLNYETVKYFNNEKYEAQRYDEFLKTYEKASLKTTSTLALLNFGQSAIFSVGLTAIMVLASQGIIAGSLSVGDLVMVNGLLFQLSLPLNFLGTVYRETRQALIDMNTLFTLLSVDTKIKDKELAPPLQITPQTASIAFDNVHFEYLEGQKVLAGMSFEVPAGKKVAIVGGSGSGKSTIVRLLFRFYEPQKGNIYVAGQNIQDVSLESLRKAIGVVPQDAVLFHNTIYYNLLYGNTGATAEQVYAVARLAGIHDAILRMPNGYNTQVGERGLKLSGGEKQRVAIARAMLKEPLIFLYDEATSSLDSITEENILKAMRDMVKHRTSIFIAHRLSTVVDADEIIVLDQGKVAERGRHAELLANPSNLYYEMWHTQSSKVLHNHSHPNWEERNSHTSKEEERKKLEEEIINSVKGCGNCSC, encoded by the exons ATGGCGGTGCTGGGGGCACCGCGGGGCCTGGCGGCCGCAGCCTCCCGCAAGCGGCGGCTGCTGCTcgccctggccctgctgcgcccgccgcccgccgccgccgtcgCTTGCTTCTCTGTGGGGACGATAGGGAGCGGACGGCGAGGCGTCCGAACCGCCCCGGTGGGCTCACAG ATTCCACCAATCTGCAGGCAAGGATCATGGCACAGTCTGAGAGGGAGTTATTCAAGACCATTATTGGAGCATTCAGAT ATCCTGCCCAGGTGGCAACTGATGGAGAAGAGGATGTGTTGGCATGGCCATGCTGGTGGAGGGCTTCACACAGATCCAAAAGAAGGG CTGAAGGAGATCGATGCCAAGAAGATCATCCGGGCAATGCTGTCCTACGTGTGGCCCAAAGACAGGCCCGACCTGCGGGCCAGGGTCGCCATTTCCCTGGGCTTTCTGGCAAGTGCCAAG GCCATGAATATATTGGTTCCCTTCATGTTCAAATATGCAGTGGACAGCCTCAACCAGGTGTCTGGGAACGTGCTCAACCTCGGCGATGCCCCAAGCACTGTGGCCACCCTGGCAACTGCTGTCCTCGTGGGCT ATGGTATCTCAAGAGCTGGGGCAGCGTTATTTAATGAAGCGAGAAATGCAGTATTTGGGAAAGTAGCTCAGAATTCAATCAGGAGGATTGCCAAGAATGTTTTCCTGCACCTTCACAACCTGGATCTGGCCTTCCATCTAAGCAGGCAAACAGGAGCACTGTCAAAAACCATCGACAGAGGCACCAGGGGCATCAGCTTTGTTCTCAGTGCTTTAGTGTTTAACCTGGGACCCACAATGTTTGAAGTGGCTCTGGTCAGTGGAATTCTG TATTACAAATGTGGTGCTGAGTTTGCTTTGGtcactctggggacactgggagccTACGCAGCGTTCACGATAGGAATCACACAGTGGAG GACAAAGTTTCGGATAGAAATGAACAAAGCTGACAATGATGCTGGTAATGCTGCCATTGACTCGCTCCTGAATTATGAGACTGTGAAG TATTTCAATAACGAAAAATACGAAGCCCAACGGTATGATGAATTCCTGAAGACTTATGAAAAAGCCTCCCTGAAGACTACCTCTACTTTAGCTCTCCTCAACTTTGGCCAGAGTGCTATATTTAGTGTGGGTTTAACAGCCATCATGGTGCTCGCCAGCCAGGGCATTATTGCAG GCAGTCTTTCTGTTGGAGATCTGGTAATGGTGAATGGATTGCTGTTCCAGCTTTCTCTGCCCCTGAACTTCCTGGGAACAGTGTACAGAGAGACAAGACAAGCACTGATAGATATGAATACCTTGTTTACACTTCTCAGTGTAGATACCAAAATTAAA GACAAAGAGCTGGCTCCACCCCTGCAGATCACCCCCCAGACTGCTTCCATTGCCTTTGACAATGTGCATTTTGAATATCTGGAGGGGCAGAAAGTCCTTGCTGGAATGTCCTTTGAAGTCCCTGCAGGAAAGAAAGTGGCCATTGTAGGAGGTAGTGGGTCAGG GAAAAGCACCATTGTGAGGTTATTATTTCGATTCTATGAACctcagaaaggaaatatttatgttgCTGGACAGAACATCCAAGATGTCAGTTTGGAAAGTCTGAGAAAGGCAATAGGAGTTGTGCCTCAG GATGCTGTTCTCTTCCATAACACCATCTACTACAACCTGCTCTATGGCAACACGGGGGCCACGGCAGAGCAGGTGTACGCGgtggccaggctggcagggatcCACGATGCCATCCTGAGGATGCCCAATGGCTACAACACCCAGGTCGGGGAGCGAGGACTCAAACTCTCAG gaggagaaaagcaaagagttGCAATTGCTAGAGCAATGTTAAAGGAGCCACTTATTTTTCTCTATGATGAAGCCACATCATCTTTAGATTCAATTACAGAAGAG AATATTCTCAAAGCCATGAGGGACATGGTGAAGCACCGGACGTCGATTTTCATTGCGCACAGGTTGTCCACGGTGGTGGATGCAGATGAGATCATCGTGCTGGATCAG